A DNA window from Elusimicrobia bacterium HGW-Elusimicrobia-1 contains the following coding sequences:
- a CDS encoding excisionase → MSIKRLLNIDEAAEYTGLKKNTLYSWVCQRRLTFVKCGRRTMFDIKDLERWIEANKTEEKKIAAKNDIL, encoded by the coding sequence ATGAGCATCAAACGACTGCTTAATATAGACGAAGCCGCCGAGTACACCGGATTGAAAAAGAACACGCTTTATTCCTGGGTGTGCCAGCGACGACTGACTTTCGTGAAGTGCGGCCGGCGGACGATGTTCGACATAAAAGATTTGGAGCGGTGGATTGAGGCGAATAAAACCGAAGAAAAGAAAATTGCCGCGAAAAACGATATTTTGTAA